A genomic segment from Alteribacillus bidgolensis encodes:
- a CDS encoding SDR family oxidoreductase → MQDQIIVITGANSGIGKAAADRFAREGYTVVMACRNIERSRKVQEELIKTSKNNRVVLKQLDVSSFDSIRQFCSAFKEDYNKLDILIHNAAYFNHGEKHRLSIDNFELTFATNVFGPYYMTTLLLDCLKKSEDARILHAGSNIIKHFFDPKRKIDLGDLQGVYKNKKKFSVYKMYCQSKMALVMLTFKLAKELESERIKVNALQINGAKMSKNTIQKLKPRYRTIAWIQNIFFPSPSYMADNYFELCTSDKFKHTTGKLLNDKLEVMTPSPNHPLSVFKQLRQITGKQVYPSFANDKYTTEKLWEICRHAVEE, encoded by the coding sequence ATGCAAGACCAAATTATCGTTATTACCGGGGCAAATTCAGGAATTGGAAAAGCTGCTGCTGATCGATTTGCAAGAGAAGGATATACTGTTGTTATGGCTTGCCGAAACATCGAGAGAAGCCGGAAGGTTCAAGAAGAACTGATAAAAACATCAAAAAATAACCGGGTTGTCCTAAAGCAGCTTGACGTGTCGTCCTTTGATTCCATTCGCCAATTTTGCAGCGCATTCAAAGAAGATTATAATAAATTAGATATATTAATTCATAACGCTGCTTATTTTAATCACGGTGAAAAACATCGTCTGAGCATAGACAATTTTGAACTAACTTTTGCTACCAATGTATTTGGCCCTTACTACATGACAACTTTATTATTGGATTGTTTAAAAAAATCAGAAGACGCAAGAATCCTCCATGCCGGCAGCAATATTATTAAACATTTTTTTGATCCTAAACGAAAAATAGATCTTGGTGATTTGCAAGGAGTTTACAAAAATAAGAAAAAATTCAGTGTTTACAAAATGTATTGCCAATCGAAAATGGCACTAGTCATGTTAACTTTTAAGTTAGCAAAAGAGCTGGAAAGCGAGAGAATAAAAGTAAACGCCCTCCAAATCAATGGAGCAAAAATGTCAAAGAACACCATTCAGAAATTAAAGCCTCGTTATAGGACAATTGCATGGATACAAAACATATTTTTCCCTTCTCCTTCCTATATGGCCGATAACTATTTTGAATTGTGCACCTCAGACAAATTTAAACATACCACGGGAAAACTCTTAAACGATAAATTAGAAGTCATGACACCTTCTCCCAATCATCCATTAAGCGTTTTTAAACAATTAAGACAAATTACCGGGAAACAAGTTTACCCCTCTTTTGCCAACGATAAATATACGACAGAAAAATTGTGGGAGATTTGCAGACATGCTGTTGAGGAATAA
- a CDS encoding RNA polymerase sigma factor: MISNESLELARDGNKEAFHDLVYSYYQTVQRFAYQIGVKPEDVEDVTQEVFLKVYRSLHSFAGGTFTTWLYSITLNTARDMMRKQKRQQRKIEQMKQKTSSQTYTTLNVSEDAMELHDMIRSLDEKYRVPLVLHYFHHQTYKEISHVTGTSESGVKTQVMRAKQKLKAKIEKEGVSDE, from the coding sequence ATGATCAGCAATGAATCATTAGAACTCGCCCGTGACGGAAATAAAGAAGCGTTTCATGATCTAGTTTATTCTTATTACCAAACCGTCCAGCGTTTTGCCTATCAGATTGGTGTCAAACCAGAAGATGTAGAAGATGTTACACAAGAAGTGTTTTTAAAAGTGTACCGATCGCTTCATAGCTTTGCGGGAGGAACTTTTACAACTTGGCTTTATTCGATTACTTTAAATACCGCAAGAGATATGATGAGAAAGCAAAAACGGCAGCAGCGGAAAATCGAACAAATGAAGCAGAAAACATCCTCTCAAACTTACACGACGCTTAATGTCAGCGAAGATGCGATGGAATTGCATGACATGATCCGATCGCTTGATGAAAAATACCGGGTTCCGCTTGTTCTTCATTACTTTCATCACCAAACGTATAAAGAAATCAGTCACGTTACCGGAACCTCTGAATCAGGAGTGAAAACACAGGTCATGCGGGCAAAACAGAAACTGAAAGCAAAAATAGAGAAGGAGGGTGTTTCTGATGAGTAA
- a CDS encoding metal ABC transporter substrate-binding protein: MKKNLMTILFLGIIFIVMGSACGMEEEQETGSEKSEQKPLQIYTTLFAWEDFAKKIGGDEVEVVNLVPAGGDAHSFEPTSQTMVDVVESDAFIFNGAGMEGFAEEMNKMAQEEGVLSIEVTKDIDLRSFTDDHAHEHNHNEESKESSEEHDHGHGEVDPHIWLDPVIAVEAAENIKDALIKLRPEQKETFEENFADLKEQLLDLDKEFSEMVDAAEGHQFIVSHSAYGYWEERYGLEQIGLAGLAPSDEPSQKQLREIIETMENSGIQHVMLEKNVSSKVAEVVQDEVGAEALHLHNLASLVQEERDSGQDYFSLMKQNIDNLETALQLSGDTAPTQELSDHHEEEHEGHEHEDSHDDHDHSHD, from the coding sequence ATGAAAAAGAACCTAATGACGATTTTATTTTTGGGGATAATTTTTATAGTGATGGGCAGTGCTTGCGGCATGGAAGAAGAACAGGAAACGGGGAGTGAAAAAAGCGAGCAGAAACCTTTACAAATTTATACTACCTTGTTTGCCTGGGAAGATTTTGCTAAAAAAATTGGTGGAGACGAGGTAGAAGTCGTAAATCTAGTCCCTGCAGGAGGCGATGCGCATAGTTTTGAGCCGACATCGCAAACAATGGTAGATGTAGTTGAATCAGACGCATTTATTTTTAACGGAGCGGGAATGGAAGGATTCGCCGAAGAAATGAATAAAATGGCCCAAGAAGAAGGCGTTCTTTCGATAGAAGTTACAAAAGACATAGACTTAAGAAGTTTTACAGACGATCATGCTCACGAACATAACCATAACGAGGAGTCAAAAGAATCATCGGAAGAACACGATCATGGCCATGGAGAGGTTGACCCGCATATATGGTTAGATCCTGTAATAGCAGTAGAAGCAGCGGAAAATATAAAAGATGCGCTTATTAAGTTAAGACCCGAGCAAAAAGAAACATTTGAAGAAAATTTTGCAGATCTTAAAGAGCAATTATTGGATTTAGATAAAGAGTTTTCTGAAATGGTTGATGCTGCAGAAGGTCATCAGTTTATTGTGTCTCATTCCGCATATGGATATTGGGAAGAACGCTACGGATTAGAACAAATTGGTCTGGCAGGCCTTGCCCCATCTGATGAACCTTCACAAAAACAGCTGCGAGAAATTATTGAAACAATGGAAAATTCCGGCATACAGCATGTGATGCTGGAAAAGAATGTTTCTTCTAAAGTTGCAGAAGTAGTTCAAGATGAAGTTGGAGCCGAGGCTTTACATTTACACAACTTGGCATCACTCGTTCAAGAAGAAAGAGACAGCGGGCAAGATTATTTCAGCTTGATGAAACAAAATATTGATAACCTCGAAACCGCATTGCAGCTTTCAGGTGACACTGCACCAACACAAGAATTATCAGATCACCATGAAGAAGAACATGAAGGCCACGAGCATGAAGATAGTCATGACGACCATGATCACAGTCATGACTAA
- a CDS encoding transcriptional regulator SplA domain-containing protein: MEQRDTFQPGNVVYVMYRNPHAQDVANVQEAAVVENPETPGELCLFLYDTYYPLDEDMAVYHTEAEAEKAYEYYFGSSEGGDIIG; the protein is encoded by the coding sequence ATGGAACAACGAGATACGTTTCAACCAGGTAATGTGGTCTATGTGATGTATCGCAATCCGCATGCACAAGATGTTGCCAATGTCCAAGAAGCGGCGGTCGTGGAAAATCCTGAAACCCCTGGTGAATTATGTCTTTTTTTATATGATACGTATTATCCTTTAGATGAAGACATGGCAGTATATCATACAGAAGCTGAAGCAGAAAAAGCGTACGAATATTATTTTGGATCTTCAGAGGGCGGAGATATTATTGGTTAA
- a CDS encoding class I SAM-dependent methyltransferase codes for MNSSNKDDVRHQFGSNATRYVSSAWHAAGEDLKKLVEITELTGAEHVLDVATGGGHVANALAALANEVTALDLTSEILAAAKEIHPKNGHSNIHYALGDAEKMQYPDGQFDVVTCRIAPHHFPNVKAFISETYRVLKEKGQFLLIDNTAPEVKEFDEFYNEVEKRRDFSHCRAWKKSEWISFLETAGFVIEEWHRFPKTFLFDDWCNRMNLSNESKQSLARYMMNSSEACHKKFHIKINEKSVYSFEGESVLLKAVKP; via the coding sequence ATGAATTCATCAAACAAGGATGACGTGCGTCACCAGTTTGGAAGTAATGCTACTCGTTATGTTTCTAGCGCGTGGCACGCAGCAGGGGAAGATTTAAAAAAATTAGTGGAGATTACAGAGCTGACAGGAGCTGAACATGTTTTAGATGTCGCAACTGGCGGAGGACATGTGGCAAATGCGCTGGCCGCATTGGCTAATGAAGTAACTGCATTGGATTTAACCTCAGAAATTTTAGCCGCAGCGAAAGAAATCCACCCCAAAAACGGGCACAGTAATATACACTATGCACTGGGAGATGCTGAGAAAATGCAATATCCCGATGGACAATTTGATGTTGTAACTTGCAGAATTGCCCCGCATCATTTTCCTAATGTAAAAGCTTTTATATCGGAAACATATCGTGTACTTAAAGAGAAAGGCCAATTCCTGCTTATTGATAATACAGCACCGGAAGTGAAAGAATTTGATGAGTTTTACAACGAAGTAGAAAAACGGAGAGATTTTAGCCATTGCAGAGCTTGGAAAAAGTCAGAATGGATTTCTTTTCTCGAAACAGCAGGTTTTGTAATAGAGGAATGGCACCGTTTCCCAAAAACATTTCTGTTCGATGACTGGTGTAATCGAATGAATCTCTCCAACGAATCAAAACAATCATTAGCACGCTATATGATGAACTCATCAGAAGCGTGCCATAAAAAATTTCATATAAAAATAAATGAGAAATCGGTGTATTCGTTCGAAGGGGAATCTGTTCTTTTAAAAGCAGTGAAGCCTTAA
- the splB gene encoding spore photoproduct lyase has product MVKPFVPQLVYVEPRALDYPLGRELVNKFEKMDIEIRETTSHNQVRNLPGENDFQRYRMAKSTLVIGIRKTLKFDTSKPSAEYAIPFATGCMGHCHYCYLQTTMGSKPYIRSYVNLEDIFESAENYMKERAPEITRFEASCTSDIVGVDHLTHTLKHAIEYFGESEYGKLRFVTKFSHVDHLLDAKHNGRTRFRFSINDDYVIKYFEPGTSRLNERIEAAVKIANAGYPLGFIVAPIYLHEGWEEGYEEMFEKLVSELPEHAKKDLTFEFIQHRFTKPAKRVIQKNYPMTKLELDENKRKWKWGRYGIGKYVYTNDEQKAMKESLEHAMHEHFPEATLEYFT; this is encoded by the coding sequence TTGGTTAAACCATTTGTTCCTCAATTAGTTTATGTAGAACCTCGTGCGCTTGATTACCCTCTTGGCCGCGAGCTAGTGAATAAATTTGAGAAAATGGACATCGAAATACGCGAGACAACTTCCCATAATCAAGTGAGAAATTTACCGGGAGAAAACGATTTTCAACGGTACCGCATGGCAAAATCAACCCTGGTTATAGGAATACGAAAGACATTGAAGTTTGACACATCAAAACCATCTGCTGAATATGCCATCCCATTTGCTACGGGGTGTATGGGACACTGTCATTATTGTTATTTACAAACAACGATGGGCAGCAAACCGTATATTCGTTCGTATGTCAATCTAGAAGATATTTTTGAAAGTGCGGAGAATTATATGAAAGAACGAGCTCCAGAGATTACCCGGTTTGAAGCCTCCTGTACCTCTGATATCGTAGGAGTTGATCACCTCACGCACACATTAAAACACGCTATCGAATACTTTGGGGAATCAGAATATGGAAAGCTTCGATTTGTGACTAAATTTTCTCATGTGGATCATTTGCTCGATGCAAAACATAATGGACGAACCCGATTTCGATTCAGCATCAATGACGATTATGTTATCAAATATTTTGAACCAGGAACGTCACGCTTAAATGAGCGGATTGAAGCAGCAGTGAAAATTGCAAACGCTGGGTATCCGTTAGGATTTATCGTTGCTCCCATTTACTTACATGAGGGCTGGGAAGAGGGTTATGAGGAAATGTTTGAAAAGCTGGTATCCGAGCTGCCTGAACACGCCAAAAAAGATCTTACGTTTGAATTTATTCAGCACCGTTTCACGAAACCAGCAAAAAGGGTCATCCAAAAAAACTATCCTATGACCAAGTTAGAGCTGGATGAAAATAAACGAAAATGGAAATGGGGACGTTACGGAATTGGCAAATACGTGTATACAAATGACGAACAAAAAGCCATGAAAGAATCATTAGAGCATGCGATGCATGAGCATTTCCCTGAAGCAACGCTGGAGTATTTCACATAG